The DNA window GAGATGTGAACCCAACAAATAGAAGTAGACAATTTTAGCCGTATTTGATATAATACTCGCACTCGACTTAACGAGTTAAGGTAAGTTGCTTAACGAATTAAGTCAAGTGTAAATAACATCAACTTCCGAAACAGCTGGCTTATCAACCTGTGCGCATACCGACGATGAACAAGTTTGCATATCTGCAAGAACTTTTTATACACATTGcatataaaatcttaaaactctttttaataCATAACATTTGTTTAATGCCATTAGTGCTTAAAACCCAAAGAAAGGAGAGATTTCATGCAACCCACTTGGAAGCTCCACTGGTCCTAACCAAATGTACGAGTTCCTCCATTCAAAATCACTGTCATTACATTTCACCAAAGAGAGTATCATGCTTCGAAGGATTACGAAAGGCCGAAACAGACTATTAGAAGTTTTTCCATGCGAAACCATCTTTCTGTACATGTTCCCAATCTGAAGATAAGCTGCTATCAGGTAGCCTACTGTACCATTGTTTCATCATCTTTCCATTGTTGAATGAACGCATCATTGGATCATCGGGCACAGAGAAATGAAGTTCTTTTGGAGAGCCGTATCCACAACCATCTAACTTTGATCCAAATTCGTGTTCACTGAGACTTCCAGTTTGATGGGGTTTTGGAGACAAGTAGAAGACTTCAGCTTCTGATTGAGCATTCTTGACTGCTGCAACGTTTTTCTtaccaaaaaattcaaaatcatccTGTTGTTCCTCTTTTACATAGATTCTTGAGCTGGCCGCTCGAGACTGCGAGATATTGAATCTGGCCATGACGGGTTCTAATTCATGGCATTTGATCTCACCAGGACGGGTTCTAAATCATCACAGTGGGCCATTTTAGGTTGTTGCCCCTTCCCTATATTATTATATGACAGGTCATTTTCTCGAGATTTCAAGATATTGAATCTCTCCATGATGGATCCCGCTGGTTCACAGTCACCCATCTCCGATTGTTGttctttttcaaaatttatcgATTCAATGTTATCACCAAGAGATTTCAAGATTTTGGATCTGGCCATGACGGAAGCCTCAACATCATCAACATTCTCCGTCGTGCTAGAAATGAAAGAATTCTTTAAGGCTGAACTCGGACTAGTTCTGCCATGAGTGTTGGGGGTCAGCTTGGAATCTGTGTTTGGATCAGGCATAGATCGAATTTTTGACATCATTACTGCAACATCTTCACTTTCTGAGAAAATGAAAAGCCAATAGAAAGCaaaaaggtatcaaaaattcaATCAGAATGTAAATGTAACCTTTTAAAGTGTTGGCTTCAATTTTACCCATCTCAATCTTCATTTGGTCAAAGCGAGCTTTATAACCGATGGAGCATAGATTAGCTTCTGCCTCGAGCCACAAGCTCTTAAAGAGAAGTGCTTGTGAGGAAATTCCTTCATAGCAGTGAAAATTCTCTTCAAGGATCTTTTTTATAGCCTGCAATCTGGAACCCAAAACTAAATTAGAACATATTTAACAATCCAATTGCACACAGGATTTCCTTCTCCTTCCTATTTGCAGCAGTGACTTGATacaaatcatattttcaaacccAAAATTTGTAACAAATAGCAATACCTTGGTCGTATCGTCATTTCTTTTTATACCTTCTCCTCCCCTCAATGGTGAAAAAACTAGTGATTCATTTGTCTTCCCTTCACCCATATGAATAAAATCGGGCTGGAAATGAGAGTTAAAGGTTTCATTTGTCGTAGAGGGCCCGTCGGAAATCTTATCCTGAAGAAAAACATCATAATAAGATTAATTATCAAAGCAACAAGAAGATATTTTTTAGATCATATGATCAAAGACCTAAAACATGAATTTCGATATTCAGGAGAAAATACAGATGCTAGTAAAACCCATGCAGTGGAGATAATTAGAATGAGAATAAAAACAGTGTATAAGAATGAATCCTGAAGGAAAATTGCATCTCTCTGGACAGTTTAGCAAGTCCATAAATGACAATGAGATTACCACACTATGAGACTCCTCAATGATTGCTGACGTATTTCGGACACACTTCTTTAATTTAGGCTCATTAGTTCCCTGGTCACTATTAGTTCTCATGCAGGCATTGAGATTGCTAATTATACTCTTGATAACCTccatatttttttcttcaagGGCAGAACATGCATCATGGGAAAGGTGACACAGAAGCAACTCTGAAAGATTGTGTGTCGCCTTTATCATTGTCTGAACATCAAATTTTGTATCCGGTAATGGTTTTGGACACTCATATCCAGCTTCTTGAGAAGAAGGTGAAGCTAGAACCTTCTCTGCTGCACAAACTGCCACTGAGCCACCTTCAGAGACGTCATTGAGAGTCAGTCCAGCATCCTCTTCAacaacattcagatgctttgtGTCTAAAAATTTCACATCAAAACTGCTCACAGAGTTCCTCGGTTGGATAGGTTCATCATTCTGGAAATTAGGTTGATCGCTTATCTGAATTCCTTCACCGATCATCATAGTCAAGGTCCCAACAAAGGCTTTTGCACCATCTGATAAATTTTGTTCTCTGTTCGAGGAATTGGCATTAAGGGTACCTTCTAAAGGGTGCCCACTATTTCTTCCACAGCTATTGTCATCATTATTGCTGCCTTCACCACCCCTTCTACAAAAAGCTCTTGCAGAATCATACAAAGAGCGGAGATTTTGATCGTAACATTGATCCAAATTCTTCTTAAGAGAGTCTTTAGATCCAAGGTCAGATGCAGAAAATAATGAAGGTGCTCCTTTCCAACAGGGTGAATCCACAGATGGGTTGCGACGATCAACAAAACCTGAAGAATCCAAGGCAGAGTACACTACTTGATTGCTATCACAAGACATCGAAAAGCCGCTTGAAACATTTATATCTGGTAATTGAGATCCAATTCTTGCTTTGAATTCGCGAGGAAAATTATCCTTAGATTGCATAGGACCAGCAAATTCTTTCACTGAAGCAGGTAAAAGGAAATTCTCTTTTAAATAATAGCTTGGAATCGGGCTAGAATCTTTTCTCTTTGAGGGACCGGACTGCTCAAAATCTACAACCGCAACATTATCAGAATGAGTGGTTCCATAAGAAGTAACATCTTTTACCAAAAAATCACTAACAGAAGGTGGCGGCCTACTAACCACTGCAGAGGAAGGTCTCATAACTGATACAGAACTAGGGAAGGAAGTATCAAAAGGCAAAACATAATTTTCATATGGACCGCACAAGTTCTGAAAGTTAGAGACGTTCTGGTGCTTTTCACAGGATCGGCCTAAAGAATATGATTCCGAAAAGATAGAACCGGATACCGAAATACATGGTTTAATACAATCATAGGGAAGCAGGTCATCTTTTTGCTGAAGAATTGGCCTATCTTCCAAATTTCCCAGAGCGAGCTGTCCACGACGCACTTCACTGTCAGAAACTCTGTTCAAATTTCGGCAATGAACACCAGAAACTTCTTGAGATTTTTGGCCGAATGAAATGTCATATATTCCTGAATTATATAGCAAAGAAACTCATATTACATCCATCGACCTCCACATTCATATTCAAACACACACATAAAGAGATAAACCACATTCTCGATTGAACGTAAAATGCATACCTTGGCTTTCTTGAATTTTGTAACTGTGTGAACCACACACACTAACATTCTTTGAAGAGAAATCTCCGCCAAGTCCTACTGTTTTGACCTGCATACCATCACTGAATCCAACATTATCAGCCCATCGAGGTCCATACTCCAGATCAAACAAGCTCTGATTATAACCAAATTGGGATGATGCAGAGAATCCAGAAGGAGACTTTGCATTGCTACTTTGCCCATCATACTCGTTGATGGTGCTTCCTACACCAATCATAGGAGGGACACTAGGAGAATAATAAGGCTTCACTCCACCACCATAAACAAATGCACTGTCAGACCAATGGATACCAGACGGACCAAGATATATTGAGTCTGAAATTTGGTAATCATTTAATGGCATGCTTGTTGTTTCGGTGGGATGGATATCCAGCTCATGTCTAGGTGCTGAAGGGCTGGCAAATTGGCTGGTATGACTATAGGGTTCAACAGCATAAGACAATTCTGAGTAATTTAAAACAGGGTTTAAACTGAGAATAGGGTTCAAATTCAATCTATCAACAGTAAAAGAGGGTGCTAGAGCTGACAAATTTGAGATGGATGATGAACAATTTTCTCCTGATCCTTCGCCCGCAGACCCAAAACCCATCATTTCTGGATATGAATTCCAAAAACTggaaacaaaaaaaacaaaaaacaaaattcaCATGAAAATGATGACTGGTTGCACACTGATTCCAATAAACAGGAAAATCTGTGAAAAGTTGGTCGgataaatcctaattaaacaaTTACTTAAAAACCAATTAGAGAAAGCTAGTCACAGAACTAACACACACTAGTTtcgattaattaaacaaaaatccCAAATAAACATCGATTACTGAGATGACTGAACAACAGGAATAAcgatataatttataaattgaacacaataaaaaaaattaaggaaGAAATAGAAGGGGAAAAAAACCTGAGAAAGAAATTCAGAAGATTTCTCTCTCTCAGCGCAATCGTGTTTCTTCAATAAGGGAGTGGTTGCAAAACGTAGCGTGGCGATGCCTTCAGAGCTGGGGCTTCTATTCGGTATGTGACAATAATATATTAGCAAACGGTCCTTCAAATAgtacatatttattttttagacCTTCGTTAAAATAACATTATCAAAAAACGACAATAATCAGCTTAAGCTAAATGGTTTACGAGTACCGATCTTaatagaaataataataatttaaaaattatcatcACTCATGTTTAATAGGAAAAAATagatatatttatatgtttagTGTTTTTTCAATGATATTGTTTGATGTATTATTTGGTAGCTCAAATATATGCCCAATGGCTATGAATAATCAATTCCACCAAATGTTTAACATTTTTGGTACCTTATAATTCTCACCCGATTGAGACTAAGCATAT is part of the Primulina tabacum isolate GXHZ01 chromosome 18, ASM2559414v2, whole genome shotgun sequence genome and encodes:
- the LOC142533702 gene encoding uncharacterized protein LOC142533702 isoform X1, with product MMGFGSAGEGSGENCSSSISNLSALAPSFTVDRLNLNPILSLNPVLNYSELSYAVEPYSHTSQFASPSAPRHELDIHPTETTSMPLNDYQISDSIYLGPSGIHWSDSAFVYGGGVKPYYSPSVPPMIGVGSTINEYDGQSSNAKSPSGFSASSQFGYNQSLFDLEYGPRWADNVGFSDGMQVKTVGLGGDFSSKNVSVCGSHSYKIQESQGIYDISFGQKSQEVSGVHCRNLNRVSDSEVRRGQLALGNLEDRPILQQKDDLLPYDCIKPCISVSGSIFSESYSLGRSCEKHQNVSNFQNLCGPYENYVLPFDTSFPSSVSVMRPSSAVVSRPPPSVSDFLVKDVTSYGTTHSDNVAVVDFEQSGPSKRKDSSPIPSYYLKENFLLPASVKEFAGPMQSKDNFPREFKARIGSQLPDINVSSGFSMSCDSNQVVYSALDSSGFVDRRNPSVDSPCWKGAPSLFSASDLGSKDSLKKNLDQCYDQNLRSLYDSARAFCRRGGEGSNNDDNSCGRNSGHPLEGTLNANSSNREQNLSDGAKAFVGTLTMMIGEGIQISDQPNFQNDEPIQPRNSVSSFDVKFLDTKHLNVVEEDAGLTLNDVSEGGSVAVCAAEKVLASPSSQEAGYECPKPLPDTKFDVQTMIKATHNLSELLLCHLSHDACSALEEKNMEVIKSIISNLNACMRTNSDQGTNEPKLKKCVRNTSAIIEESHSVDKISDGPSTTNETFNSHFQPDFIHMGEGKTNESLVFSPLRGGEGIKRNDDTTKAIKKILEENFHCYEGISSQALLFKSLWLEAEANLCSIGYKARFDQMKIEMGKIEANTLKESEDVAVMMSKIRSMPDPNTDSKLTPNTHGRTSPSSALKNSFISSTTENVDDVEASVMARSKILKSLAASSRIYVKEEQQDDFEFFGKKNVAAVKNAQSEAEVFYLSPKPHQTGSLSEHEFGSKLDGCGYGSPKELHFSVPDDPMMRSFNNGKMMKQWYSRLPDSSLSSDWEHVQKDGFAWKNF
- the LOC142533702 gene encoding uncharacterized protein LOC142533702 isoform X3, which codes for MMGFGSAGEGSGENCSSSISNLSALAPSFTVDRLNLNPILSLNPVLNYSELSYAVEPYSHTSQFASPSAPRHELDIHPTETTSMPLNDYQISDSIYLGPSGIHWSDSAFVYGGGVKPYYSPSVPPMIGVGSTINEYDGQSSNAKSPSGFSASSQFGYNQSLFDLEYGPRWADNVGFSDGMQVKTVGLGGDFSSKNVSVCGSHSYKIQESQGIYDISFGQKSQEVSGVHCRNLNRVSDSEVRRGQLALGNLEDRPILQQKDDLLPYDCIKPCISVSGSIFSESYSLGRSCEKHQNVSNFQNLCGPYENYVLPFDTSFPSSVSVMRPSSAVVSRPPPSVSDFLVKDVTSYGTTHSDNVAVVDFEQSGPSKRKDSSPIPSYYLKENFLLPASVKEFAGPMQSKDNFPREFKARIGSQLPDINVSSGFSMSCDSNQVVYSALDSSGFVDRRNPSVDSPCWKGAPSLFSASDLGSKDSLKKNLDQCYDQNLRSLYDSARAFCRRGGEGSNNDDNSCGRNSGHPLEGTLNANSSNREQNLSDGAKAFVGTLTMMIGEGIQISDQPNFQNDEPIQPRNSVSSFDVKFLDTKHLNVVEEDAGLTLNDVSEGGSVAVCAAEKVLASPSSQEAGYECPKPLPDTKFDVQTMIKATHNLSELLLCHLSHDACSALEEKNMEVIKSIISNLNACMRTNSDQGTNEPKLKKCVRNTSAIIEESHSVDKISDGPSTTNETFNSHFQPDFIHMGEGKTNESLVFSPLRGGEGIKRNDDTTKAIKKILEENFHCYEGISSQALLFKSLWLEAEANLCSIGYKARFDQMKIEMESEDVAVMMSKIRSMPDPNTDSKLTPNTHGRTSPSSALKNSFISSTTENVDDVEASVMARSKILKSLGDNIESINFEKEQQSEMGDCEPAGSIMERFNILKSRENDLSYNNIGKGQQPKMAHCDDLEPVLVRSNAMN
- the LOC142533702 gene encoding uncharacterized protein LOC142533702 isoform X2 yields the protein MMGFGSAGEGSGENCSSSISNLSALAPSFTVDRLNLNPILSLNPVLNYSELSYAVEPYSHTSQFASPSAPRHELDIHPTETTSMPLNDYQISDSIYLGPSGIHWSDSAFVYGGGVKPYYSPSVPPMIGVGSTINEYDGQSSNAKSPSGFSASSQFGYNQSLFDLEYGPRWADNVGFSDGMQVKTVGLGGDFSSKNVSVCGSHSYKIQESQGIYDISFGQKSQEVSGVHCRNLNRVSDSEVRRGQLALGNLEDRPILQQKDDLLPYDCIKPCISVSGSIFSESYSLGRSCEKHQNVSNFQNLCGPYENYVLPFDTSFPSSVSVMRPSSAVVSRPPPSVSDFLVKDVTSYGTTHSDNVAVVDFEQSGPSKRKDSSPIPSYYLKENFLLPASVKEFAGPMQSKDNFPREFKARIGSQLPDINVSSGFSMSCDSNQVVYSALDSSGFVDRRNPSVDSPCWKGAPSLFSASDLGSKDSLKKNLDQCYDQNLRSLYDSARAFCRRGGEGSNNDDNSCGRNSGHPLEGTLNANSSNREQNLSDGAKAFVGTLTMMIGEGIQISDQPNFQNDEPIQPRNSVSSFDVKFLDTKHLNVVEEDAGLTLNDVSEGGSVAVCAAEKVLASPSSQEAGYECPKPLPDTKFDVQTMIKATHNLSELLLCHLSHDACSALEEKNMEVIKSIISNLNACMRTNSDQGTNEPKLKKCVRNTSAIIEESHSVDKISDGPSTTNETFNSHFQPDFIHMGEGKTNESLVFSPLRGGEGIKRNDDTTKAIKKILEENFHCYEGISSQALLFKSLWLEAEANLCSIGYKARFDQMKIEMESEDVAVMMSKIRSMPDPNTDSKLTPNTHGRTSPSSALKNSFISSTTENVDDVEASVMARSKILKSLAASSRIYVKEEQQDDFEFFGKKNVAAVKNAQSEAEVFYLSPKPHQTGSLSEHEFGSKLDGCGYGSPKELHFSVPDDPMMRSFNNGKMMKQWYSRLPDSSLSSDWEHVQKDGFAWKNF